In the genome of Pseudomonas bubulae, one region contains:
- a CDS encoding efflux RND transporter periplasmic adaptor subunit, which produces MPNKTKKILLGTLLIALMGSSVWWLNRPAPGKSAGSAPVPVRVVQVLQQDVPRYINGIGAVLSLHSVIIRPQIDGILTGIRVKEGQTVKAGDLLATLDDRSIKASLDQARAQLGQNQAQLQVALADLKRYQLLSVDNGVSRQTLDQQQALVNQLKASAQGDQAAIAAAQVQLSYTQIQSPVSGRVGIRAVDAGNFLRVSDAQGLFSVTQIAPIAVEFSLPQQHLPLLHDLLTAKQPARVKAFVGNTGSSGTQLGEGRLSLIDNQVSATTGTIKAKAQFDNSTQSLWPGQLVNVEIQTGLDRNALVVPPQVVQRGLDNYFVYRVSGDKVETVPVQLTFQDTELSIITGVNPGDTLVSDGQSRLKSGSRVEVLSGPTAARVQP; this is translated from the coding sequence ATGCCCAATAAAACCAAAAAAATCTTGCTGGGCACGCTGCTGATTGCCCTGATGGGTAGCAGCGTCTGGTGGCTCAATCGCCCGGCGCCCGGCAAATCGGCAGGTAGCGCGCCAGTGCCGGTGCGGGTCGTGCAAGTCCTGCAACAGGATGTACCGCGCTATATCAACGGGATTGGCGCCGTACTGTCGCTGCACAGCGTCATCATACGTCCGCAAATCGACGGCATCCTCACGGGTATTCGGGTCAAGGAAGGCCAGACGGTCAAGGCTGGCGACCTGCTGGCTACTCTCGATGACCGCTCGATCAAGGCCAGCCTGGATCAGGCCAGGGCTCAACTGGGACAGAACCAGGCGCAACTGCAGGTCGCATTGGCCGACCTCAAGCGCTATCAGTTGTTGAGCGTGGACAATGGCGTGTCCCGGCAAACCCTCGATCAGCAGCAAGCCCTGGTCAATCAGCTCAAGGCTTCGGCCCAGGGTGATCAGGCGGCGATTGCCGCGGCACAGGTGCAGTTGTCCTATACGCAAATCCAGTCCCCGGTCAGCGGGCGCGTGGGCATTCGCGCAGTAGATGCGGGTAACTTTCTAAGGGTCAGCGATGCCCAGGGGCTGTTTTCCGTGACCCAGATCGCCCCCATTGCCGTGGAGTTTTCCCTGCCCCAGCAGCACTTGCCCCTGCTCCACGACTTGCTCACGGCCAAACAACCGGCCCGGGTCAAAGCCTTTGTCGGCAATACCGGCAGTAGCGGCACGCAACTGGGCGAGGGCCGCCTTAGCCTGATCGACAATCAGGTCTCGGCAACCACCGGCACAATCAAGGCCAAGGCTCAGTTCGACAACTCCACGCAAAGCTTGTGGCCGGGCCAGCTGGTCAATGTCGAAATCCAGACCGGACTGGACCGCAACGCGCTGGTGGTGCCACCGCAAGTGGTGCAGCGCGGGCTGGATAATTACTTCGTCTACCGGGTCAGCGGCGACAAGGTCGAAACCGTTCCCGTGCAGCTGACTTTTCAGGACACCGAACTGAGCATCATCACCGGCGTCAACCCCGGCGACACACTGGTCAGCGATGGCCAGTCGCGGCTCAAGTCCGGCTCGCGGGTTGAAGTCCTGAGCGGGCCAACGGCTGCCCGGGTGCAGCCATGA
- a CDS encoding heavy metal response regulator transcription factor gives MRVLIIEDEEKTADYLHRGLTEQGYTVDVARDGIEGLHLAMESDYAVIVLDVMLPGLDGFGVLRALRARKQTPVIMLTARERVEDRIRGLREGADDYLGKPFSFLELVARLQALTRRSGGHEPVQVTVDDLWIDLISRKASRAGARLDLTAKEFSLLSVLARRQGEILSKTAIAEMVWDINFDSDANVVEVAIKRLRAKLDGPFEHKLLHTIRGMGYVLERRSV, from the coding sequence ATGCGCGTTCTGATTATTGAAGATGAAGAAAAAACCGCCGACTACCTGCACCGCGGCCTGACCGAGCAGGGTTACACAGTGGATGTGGCCCGCGACGGCATCGAAGGTCTGCACCTGGCAATGGAGAGCGATTACGCCGTGATCGTGCTCGATGTGATGCTGCCTGGCCTCGATGGCTTTGGCGTACTGCGGGCCTTGCGCGCGCGCAAGCAAACCCCGGTGATCATGCTCACCGCCCGCGAACGGGTGGAAGACCGCATACGCGGTTTGCGCGAAGGCGCCGACGATTACCTGGGCAAACCGTTCTCGTTCCTGGAACTGGTCGCCCGCCTGCAAGCCCTGACCCGCCGCAGCGGCGGTCACGAACCGGTGCAAGTGACCGTCGACGACTTGTGGATAGATCTGATCAGCCGCAAGGCCAGCCGCGCCGGAGCCCGCCTGGACCTGACCGCCAAGGAGTTTTCATTGCTCAGCGTGCTGGCCCGTCGTCAGGGCGAGATCCTGTCCAAGACCGCCATTGCCGAGATGGTCTGGGACATCAATTTCGACAGTGACGCCAACGTGGTCGAAGTGGCGATCAAGCGCTTGCGCGCCAAGCTCGACGGGCCATTCGAACACAAGCTGCTGCACACCATTCGCGGCATGGGCTATGTGCTGGAGCGGCGCAGTGTTTAA
- a CDS encoding GGDEF domain-containing protein, producing MAIKHILRSNVLTLRLLIGATSVSIIAILSIVSFLLVREHRTAELAAIRTSLNIVQLVGRDVQNTVNLYDSALNALIDVSKRSDLNSVSLPLKHMLLFDKAEQTPANGGFYLLNAQGDLVADSRTEVSPKENFSHWPSFVEHRDSNSPNLFISHPFDSAENDGICCISFSRRISGPDGRFLGVAVAQMKLDYFKTLFQRLDLEPHGFIRLISTDGTPLTQHPEPASADAHTNLSNNPVFVRFLQEHRGSFIALSSIDGDERLYNFSEVGDLPLIVVVSLATEDVFSAWRRNAILVGIGTLLLCSALLTLTWLLGRELHLRQRAERQLEALATTDPLTGLANRRKLDQTLEQEWRRAQRSGKPLSLIMFDIDHFKNFNDTYGHQDGDEALKRVARTIQQCMHRSTDLAARYGGEEFAVVLSDTDASGAYNLAQSIRQAVEQLEPLTPSHRRLTTSMGVSTRQVKPGDQLAGLINSADQALYQAKKAGRNCVISAAELS from the coding sequence ATGGCCATCAAGCATATCTTGCGCAGTAACGTGCTGACCCTACGCCTGCTGATCGGCGCCACAAGCGTTTCAATCATTGCCATTCTGAGCATCGTCAGCTTCCTGCTGGTACGCGAACACCGCACCGCAGAACTGGCCGCCATCCGCACTTCCCTCAATATCGTGCAGTTGGTCGGGCGTGACGTTCAAAACACGGTAAATCTCTACGACTCAGCGCTCAACGCACTGATCGACGTATCTAAACGCAGCGACCTGAACAGTGTCTCCCTGCCGCTGAAACATATGCTGTTGTTCGATAAAGCCGAACAGACCCCGGCCAATGGCGGCTTTTACCTGCTCAATGCCCAAGGCGACCTGGTCGCCGACTCACGCACTGAAGTCAGCCCCAAAGAAAACTTCAGCCACTGGCCAAGCTTTGTGGAACACCGTGACTCCAACAGCCCCAACCTGTTTATCTCCCACCCTTTTGACTCAGCTGAAAACGATGGCATTTGCTGCATCAGCTTCAGCCGGCGGATTTCCGGGCCTGACGGCAGGTTTCTCGGCGTCGCGGTGGCGCAGATGAAGCTGGATTATTTCAAGACCCTGTTCCAGAGGCTCGACCTGGAACCCCATGGGTTTATCCGTCTGATCAGTACCGATGGCACGCCACTGACCCAGCATCCGGAACCGGCATCCGCCGACGCGCACACCAACCTGAGCAACAACCCCGTGTTTGTCCGCTTTCTGCAAGAACACAGAGGCAGTTTTATCGCCCTCTCCAGCATTGATGGCGATGAGCGGCTGTACAATTTTTCCGAGGTCGGTGACCTGCCGTTGATTGTGGTGGTCTCACTGGCCACTGAGGATGTGTTCAGCGCCTGGAGGCGCAACGCCATTTTGGTCGGTATCGGTACGCTATTGTTGTGTAGCGCCCTGCTTACGCTCACCTGGCTGCTGGGTCGTGAATTGCATTTGCGTCAACGCGCCGAGCGCCAGCTCGAAGCGCTGGCAACCACCGACCCGCTGACCGGGCTGGCCAACCGCCGCAAGCTGGACCAGACCCTGGAACAGGAATGGCGGCGGGCGCAGCGCTCAGGCAAGCCGCTGTCGCTGATCATGTTTGACATTGACCATTTCAAGAATTTCAACGACACCTATGGCCATCAGGACGGTGACGAGGCCTTGAAACGTGTGGCACGGACTATCCAGCAGTGCATGCACCGTTCCACCGATCTGGCGGCCCGTTATGGTGGCGAAGAGTTTGCAGTGGTGCTGAGCGATACCGATGCCAGTGGCGCGTACAACCTGGCACAGAGCATCCGCCAGGCCGTCGAACAACTGGAACCGTTAACGCCCTCCCATCGCCGGCTCACCACCAGCATGGGGGTCAGTACCCGCCAGGTTAAACCGGGCGACCAGCTAGCAGGCTTGATCAACAGCGCCGATCAGGCCCTGTATCAGGCCAAGAAGGCCGGGCGCAATTGCGTAATCAGTGCAGCAGAGTTGTCCTGA
- a CDS encoding heavy metal sensor histidine kinase, translated as MCWSGAVFKRPAALNSIAMRLSAMFALVALLVFVLIGGALYQQVDKSIGRLPEAELDARYSVLESSINRYGNAEHWAKMSTKLKLLSEEDKRIRFWAISSDPAYEYGNPEAAVRKFAQGPVGVRDLRLPGQAYPFKVLISEIPAKEQRPALRFLIAIDTQTFRQTQHHLLLALISLATIGVLLASLLGYWVAHIGLKPLIKLSEEAQKLAPPRLSGRLHLAPLAPELDQLVSAFNSTLDRVEQAWTRLESFNADVAHELRSPLTNLIGQTQVALTRGRSAEHYFEVLQSNLEELERLRSIINDMLFLASADQGSKACKLSSASLADEVATTLEYLEFILEDARVVVRVSGDARVNIEKPHLRRALINLLNNAVQHTEAGQAIEVSIEQNSGRAIISISNPGLPIAAEHLPRLFERFYRVDAARHNSGANHGLGLAIVKAIAQMHGGEVFVHSDGGRNTFGLDLPA; from the coding sequence ATGTGCTGGAGCGGCGCAGTGTTTAAGCGCCCCGCCGCCCTGAACTCCATCGCCATGCGCCTGAGCGCAATGTTCGCCCTGGTGGCGTTGCTGGTGTTTGTGCTGATTGGTGGAGCGCTGTACCAGCAGGTCGACAAAAGTATCGGCCGCCTGCCTGAAGCGGAGCTGGATGCCCGCTACAGCGTGCTTGAGTCATCGATCAACCGCTACGGCAACGCCGAGCACTGGGCCAAGATGAGCACCAAGCTCAAGCTGCTCAGCGAAGAGGACAAACGCATCCGGTTTTGGGCGATCAGTTCAGACCCGGCCTATGAGTACGGCAACCCCGAGGCAGCCGTGCGCAAATTTGCCCAAGGACCCGTGGGCGTGCGGGACTTGCGCCTGCCCGGCCAGGCCTACCCGTTCAAAGTATTGATCAGCGAAATTCCAGCCAAAGAGCAGCGTCCGGCGCTGCGCTTTTTGATTGCCATCGATACCCAGACCTTTCGCCAGACCCAGCATCACTTGCTGCTTGCCCTGATAAGTCTGGCAACGATTGGCGTACTGCTGGCCTCATTGCTCGGCTATTGGGTGGCGCACATCGGCCTCAAGCCGCTGATCAAGCTGTCTGAAGAAGCGCAAAAGCTGGCTCCGCCGCGCCTGTCGGGGCGTTTGCACCTGGCACCGCTGGCTCCGGAGCTGGACCAACTGGTCAGTGCCTTCAATTCGACCCTGGACCGCGTCGAGCAGGCCTGGACCCGGCTGGAGTCATTCAATGCGGATGTGGCCCATGAACTGCGTTCGCCGCTGACCAATCTGATTGGCCAGACCCAGGTGGCGCTGACGCGGGGGCGTTCGGCCGAGCATTACTTTGAAGTGCTGCAGTCGAACCTCGAAGAGCTTGAGCGCCTGCGCAGCATCATCAACGACATGCTGTTCCTGGCCAGCGCCGATCAGGGCAGCAAGGCCTGCAAGCTGTCGAGCGCCTCCCTGGCTGATGAAGTGGCGACCACCCTGGAATATCTGGAGTTTATTCTTGAAGACGCCCGGGTTGTGGTGCGGGTCAGCGGCGATGCCCGGGTCAATATCGAAAAACCCCACCTGCGCCGGGCGCTGATCAACTTGCTGAACAATGCCGTGCAGCACACCGAAGCCGGGCAAGCGATCGAGGTGTCGATCGAGCAGAATTCCGGGCGGGCCATAATCAGCATCAGCAACCCCGGCCTACCGATTGCCGCAGAACACTTGCCGCGCTTGTTCGAGCGTTTCTACCGGGTGGACGCGGCCCGCCACAACAGCGGTGCCAACCACGGGCTGGGGTTGGCCATCGTCAAGGCGATTGCACAGATGCATGGCGGCGAGGTGTTTGTGCACAGCGACGGCGGGCGCAATACATTCGGGTTGGATCTGCCCGCTTGA
- a CDS encoding multidrug efflux RND transporter permease subunit: MTRSRSVSAWCVDHPVATVLLTFALVLVGLIAFPRLPVAPLPEAEFPTIQVSAQLPGASPDTMASSVATPLEVQFSAIPGMTQMTSSSALGSTTLTLQFTLDKSIDTAAQEVQAAINTASGKLPKDMPTLPTWKKVNPADSPVLILSISSLQMPGTELSDYVETLLARQISQIDGVGLINITGQQRPAIRVQASADKLAAIGLTLADIRLAIQQTSLNLAKGALYGPSSISTLSTNDQLFDADEYGQLIVSYKDGAPVQLRDVARVINGSENDYVQAWSGHQPGLNLVISRQPGANIVDTVDRIQAALPGLQAMLPASVEVTVLSDRTKTIRASLHEVEITLLIAVLLVVAVMALFLRQWSATLIVSAVLGVSLIASFALMYVLGFSLNNLTLVAIVVAVGFVVDDAIVVVENIHRHLEAGESMRDAAIKGSSEIGFTVVSISVSLVAAFIPLLFMGGVVGRLFKEFALTATSTIMISVVVSLTLAPTLAALFMRTPEHKPDARPGFGERLLGLYEKGLKRALAHQRLMLGIFAVTLAMAIAGYVLIPKGFFPVQDTGFVLGTTEAASDISFPDMTQKHLALAEIIGNDPAVQAFSHAVGVTGSNQTIANGRFWIALKDRGQRDVSASEFIDRIRPQLAKVPGIVLYLRAGQDINLSSGPSRSQYQYVLKSNDGPTLTTWTQRLTEKLRANPAFRDLSNDLQLGGSITHISIDRNAAARFGLTATDVDEALYDAFGQRQVNEFQTETNQYNVILEVDAQQRGKAESLNYFYLRSPLTGEMVPLSAVARVDAPISGPLSISHDGMFPAANLSFNLAPGVALGDAVLMLNQAKNDIGMPGTISGNFQGAAQAFQSSLASQPWLILAALVAVYIILGVLYESFVHPLTIISTLPSAGLGALLMLWICGQDFSIMALIGLVLLIGIVKKNGILMIDFALDAQRTRGLSPEEAIYQACITRFRPIIMTTLAALLGALPLMLGYGTGAELRQPLGIAVVGGLLVSQALTLFTTPVIYLWLERLFHRSKPVSLLATNH; this comes from the coding sequence ATGACCCGCAGCCGCTCGGTGTCCGCCTGGTGTGTCGATCACCCGGTCGCCACGGTATTGCTGACCTTCGCCCTGGTGCTGGTGGGGCTGATTGCCTTTCCCCGGTTACCCGTGGCGCCCTTGCCCGAGGCGGAATTCCCGACCATCCAGGTATCTGCGCAATTGCCCGGCGCCAGCCCGGACACCATGGCGTCTTCGGTGGCAACGCCCCTGGAGGTGCAATTCAGCGCCATCCCCGGCATGACCCAGATGACCTCCAGCAGCGCCCTGGGCTCGACCACCCTGACCCTGCAATTCACCCTCGACAAAAGCATCGACACCGCCGCGCAAGAGGTTCAGGCAGCGATCAACACCGCGTCCGGCAAACTGCCCAAGGACATGCCGACCCTGCCGACCTGGAAGAAGGTCAACCCGGCCGACAGCCCGGTACTGATCCTCAGCATCAGTTCGCTGCAGATGCCAGGCACTGAACTGAGCGATTACGTCGAAACCCTGCTGGCCCGGCAAATCAGCCAGATTGATGGTGTGGGCCTGATCAATATCACCGGTCAGCAACGCCCGGCGATCCGCGTCCAGGCCTCGGCCGACAAGCTGGCGGCCATCGGCCTGACCCTGGCCGATATCCGCCTGGCGATCCAGCAAACCAGCCTCAACCTGGCCAAGGGCGCGCTGTATGGCCCGTCGAGCATTTCTACGCTGTCGACCAACGACCAGTTGTTCGACGCGGATGAATATGGCCAGTTAATCGTCTCGTACAAGGATGGCGCCCCCGTGCAGCTACGGGATGTGGCACGGGTTATCAACGGTTCCGAGAACGACTACGTACAGGCCTGGTCGGGCCACCAGCCGGGGCTCAACCTGGTGATTTCGCGCCAGCCGGGGGCCAATATCGTCGACACGGTAGACCGCATCCAGGCCGCCCTGCCCGGTCTGCAGGCCATGCTCCCGGCTTCGGTCGAAGTGACGGTGCTGAGCGATCGCACCAAGACCATTCGCGCCTCCCTGCATGAAGTGGAAATCACCCTGCTGATCGCCGTGCTGCTGGTGGTTGCGGTGATGGCGCTGTTTTTGCGCCAGTGGTCGGCCACGCTGATTGTGTCGGCGGTACTCGGCGTGTCGCTGATCGCCAGTTTCGCACTGATGTATGTGCTGGGCTTCAGCCTCAACAACCTGACGCTGGTGGCCATTGTGGTGGCGGTGGGCTTTGTGGTGGACGATGCGATTGTGGTGGTGGAGAACATCCACCGCCATCTGGAAGCCGGAGAAAGCATGCGCGACGCAGCGATCAAGGGCTCCAGCGAGATCGGCTTTACCGTGGTATCCATCAGCGTCTCACTGGTGGCCGCGTTTATCCCGCTGCTGTTTATGGGCGGGGTGGTCGGGCGGTTGTTCAAGGAGTTCGCCCTGACCGCGACCTCGACCATCATGATTTCCGTGGTGGTATCGCTGACCCTGGCGCCCACACTGGCCGCGCTGTTTATGCGCACACCGGAACACAAGCCCGATGCCAGGCCGGGCTTTGGCGAGCGCCTGCTGGGCCTCTATGAAAAAGGCCTGAAGCGGGCCCTTGCGCATCAGCGATTGATGCTGGGGATTTTCGCCGTGACCCTGGCCATGGCTATCGCCGGCTATGTGTTGATCCCCAAGGGCTTTTTTCCGGTGCAGGACACCGGCTTTGTACTCGGCACCACCGAGGCGGCGTCCGACATTTCATTCCCGGACATGACGCAAAAGCATCTGGCGCTGGCCGAGATCATCGGCAACGACCCGGCCGTGCAGGCGTTCTCCCATGCCGTGGGCGTGACCGGCAGCAACCAGACCATCGCCAACGGCCGCTTCTGGATTGCCCTCAAGGACCGCGGCCAGCGCGACGTGTCGGCCAGCGAATTTATCGACCGCATTCGCCCGCAACTGGCCAAGGTGCCTGGCATCGTGCTGTACCTGCGTGCCGGCCAGGATATCAACCTCAGCTCGGGCCCCAGTCGTAGTCAGTATCAATATGTGCTCAAGAGCAACGATGGTCCGACGCTCACCACCTGGACCCAGCGCCTGACCGAAAAACTGCGCGCCAATCCGGCCTTTCGAGATCTGTCCAACGACCTGCAACTGGGGGGCAGCATCACCCATATCAGCATTGACCGTAATGCGGCGGCGCGCTTTGGCCTGACCGCCACCGATGTCGATGAAGCACTGTACGACGCCTTCGGTCAGCGCCAGGTCAATGAGTTCCAGACCGAGACCAACCAGTACAACGTGATTCTGGAAGTCGACGCGCAGCAGCGCGGCAAGGCCGAAAGCCTCAATTACTTCTACCTGCGCTCGCCGCTGACCGGGGAAATGGTGCCGCTGTCGGCCGTGGCCAGGGTCGATGCGCCCATCAGCGGGCCGTTGTCCATCAGCCATGACGGCATGTTCCCGGCCGCCAACCTGTCGTTCAACCTCGCCCCCGGCGTGGCCCTGGGCGATGCGGTGCTGATGCTCAATCAGGCAAAAAACGACATCGGCATGCCCGGCACCATCAGTGGCAACTTTCAGGGCGCCGCCCAGGCCTTTCAAAGTTCGCTGGCCAGCCAGCCCTGGTTGATCCTCGCGGCGCTGGTGGCGGTGTATATCATTCTGGGGGTGCTGTACGAGAGCTTTGTACACCCGCTGACCATCATCTCCACCCTGCCCTCGGCCGGGCTTGGCGCGCTGCTGATGCTGTGGATATGTGGCCAGGATTTCTCGATCATGGCGCTGATCGGATTGGTGCTGCTGATCGGTATCGTCAAGAAAAACGGCATCCTGATGATCGACTTTGCCCTCGATGCCCAGCGCACCCGTGGCCTGAGCCCCGAAGAGGCCATCTACCAGGCGTGTATCACGCGGTTTCGGCCGATCATCATGACCACCCTCGCCGCGCTGCTCGGCGCCCTGCCGCTGATGCTGGGCTACGGCACCGGCGCCGAACTGCGCCAGCCTCTGGGGATTGCCGTAGTCGGCGGGCTGCTGGTGAGCCAGGCGCTGACGCTGTTTACCACGCCGGTCATATACTTGTGGCTTGAACGACTGTTCCATCGTTCCAAACCCGTCAGCTTGCTGGCGACGAATCACTGA
- a CDS encoding OprD family porin has product MKYSHKLSPLFIALAATIPTYAHADEDSTKDGFIEGSSLKIHARNYYMNHDIRSPHADDSKEWGQGFVGKFESGFTQGTVGFGLDAYALLGLKLDGGGGTDGSSILPVSDGSGKAPTAFSSAGAALKIRAFDTELKAGDMFLTNPVIAGGETRMLPQTFRGVSLTNTSFEGWMFEGGQVSFEKPYNQSGMRRLTTTYGDLGDQSSKHITWAGASWSGVPEITSNLYAAQLQDIWNQYYYDFDYTWEMSEGITLNPGLHYYHTQDTGKALLGDIDNNTFSLHLALGIDGHKVTAVYQRVNGNTPFDYIYQGDSVYLDNSQQYSDFNGPNERSWKLQYEYDFAGLGIAGLTASASYSRGELDLTKADPDSIGYSNWYNPEGKNAHHWERDLGLKYVIQEGKAKDLAVTLRWATNRGNTAYQSVDSDVDEYRVIIDYPIDVF; this is encoded by the coding sequence GTGAAGTACTCACACAAACTCAGTCCGTTATTCATTGCCCTGGCTGCAACGATCCCCACCTACGCCCACGCCGACGAAGACTCAACCAAAGACGGTTTTATCGAAGGTTCCAGCCTTAAGATCCACGCCCGCAATTACTATATGAACCACGATATCCGCAGCCCCCATGCTGATGACAGCAAGGAATGGGGCCAGGGTTTTGTCGGCAAGTTCGAATCGGGCTTCACCCAGGGTACGGTAGGTTTCGGCCTGGATGCCTACGCCTTGCTCGGGCTCAAGCTCGATGGCGGTGGTGGCACCGATGGCAGCAGCATCCTGCCAGTCAGTGATGGCAGCGGCAAAGCGCCTACCGCCTTTTCGTCTGCCGGTGCCGCACTGAAAATCCGCGCCTTTGATACCGAGCTCAAAGCCGGTGATATGTTCCTCACCAATCCGGTAATAGCCGGCGGTGAAACCCGCATGTTGCCGCAGACCTTTCGCGGTGTCAGCCTGACCAACACCAGCTTCGAAGGCTGGATGTTCGAAGGCGGCCAGGTCAGTTTTGAAAAACCTTACAACCAGAGCGGCATGCGCCGCCTGACCACCACCTACGGTGACCTGGGCGATCAGAGCAGCAAGCACATCACCTGGGCCGGCGCGTCCTGGAGCGGCGTGCCAGAAATCACCAGCAACCTCTACGCCGCCCAGTTGCAGGACATCTGGAACCAGTACTACTACGACTTTGACTACACCTGGGAGATGAGCGAGGGCATCACCCTCAACCCCGGCCTGCACTACTATCACACCCAGGACACCGGCAAGGCCCTGCTGGGCGATATCGACAACAACACCTTCAGCCTGCACCTGGCCCTCGGCATTGACGGCCACAAGGTGACCGCGGTGTACCAGCGGGTCAACGGCAACACGCCTTTCGACTATATCTATCAGGGCGACAGCGTTTACCTGGACAACTCGCAGCAATATTCGGACTTCAACGGCCCGAACGAGCGTTCCTGGAAGCTGCAATATGAGTATGACTTTGCCGGCCTCGGAATCGCCGGCCTGACCGCCAGTGCGTCGTATTCACGGGGTGAGCTGGACCTGACCAAGGCCGACCCCGACAGCATCGGCTACAGCAACTGGTACAACCCGGAAGGCAAGAACGCCCATCACTGGGAACGCGACCTGGGCCTCAAGTACGTGATCCAGGAAGGCAAGGCCAAGGATCTGGCAGTGACCCTGCGCTGGGCCACCAACCGCGGCAACACGGCCTACCAGAGCGTGGACAGCGATGTGGATGAGTATCGGGTGATCATCGACTATCCTATTGATGTGTTTTAA
- a CDS encoding GNAT family N-acetyltransferase yields the protein MSQYCLLLRKDLRQPLPPAHWPQGFTLVTLTEELLQPVHALISLSHTDGTGSMQTLQDWQYGLQHDPEYDPALCFVILLEGKAVAVAQAWTSAYLKDLAVHPHHRGRGLGGALLNHVFAVFRQRREACLDLKVMEHNHNARRLYDKHGMTLIQREAL from the coding sequence ATGAGCCAGTATTGCCTGTTGCTGCGCAAAGATTTGCGCCAGCCATTGCCACCGGCCCACTGGCCCCAGGGCTTCACCCTGGTAACGCTCACCGAGGAGCTGCTGCAACCGGTACATGCCCTGATCAGCCTGAGCCATACCGACGGCACCGGCAGCATGCAAACCCTGCAGGACTGGCAATACGGCCTGCAACATGACCCCGAGTACGATCCCGCACTGTGTTTTGTGATCCTCCTGGAGGGCAAGGCCGTTGCGGTTGCCCAGGCCTGGACCAGCGCCTACCTCAAGGATCTGGCGGTACACCCGCACCACCGGGGCCGGGGCTTGGGCGGCGCACTGCTCAACCATGTCTTTGCCGTTTTCCGCCAGCGCCGTGAGGCTTGCCTGGATCTCAAGGTCATGGAGCACAACCACAACGCCCGGCGCCTGTACGACAAGCACGGCATGACCCTGATCCAGCGCGAGGCGCTTTAG
- a CDS encoding methyl-accepting chemotaxis protein, producing MLIWLLGSLLSSLAIAWLLRPLHALTRRAKGVGDNPLSQQIYTGRRDEFGQIEFALHMLEAQVGAVVGRIGDASQRLAGHASELVQHLQSSHASTLNQQLETDQVATAINEMAASVAQVAINAQQASQAADRVQSETREGHQLVTQSRSTVQHLATELERATEVVHHLESHSSDISSVLEVIRSIAEQTNLLALNAAIEAARAGDQGRGFAVVADEVRGLAQRTQQSTSEIQAMISALQEGARAAVQVIQQSSEYAQSSVNQTQLASCALDGISAQVQKITEMSVQIASAVEEQSVVSEDINRNIAGIRSACDVTVDAGQQSHRHSGDVAELAAGLRSLAQEFWQTRR from the coding sequence CTGTTGATCTGGCTGCTGGGCAGTCTGTTGAGTTCGCTGGCCATTGCCTGGTTGCTGCGGCCTTTGCATGCATTGACCCGTCGCGCCAAAGGCGTTGGCGACAATCCGTTGAGCCAGCAGATTTATACCGGGCGCCGTGATGAGTTCGGCCAGATCGAGTTTGCCCTGCATATGCTTGAGGCCCAGGTCGGCGCTGTGGTGGGGCGTATCGGTGATGCCTCGCAGCGATTGGCCGGGCACGCCAGCGAACTGGTTCAGCATCTGCAAAGCAGCCATGCCAGCACCTTGAATCAACAGTTGGAGACCGATCAGGTGGCCACTGCTATCAACGAAATGGCGGCGAGTGTGGCGCAGGTAGCGATCAACGCCCAGCAGGCGTCGCAAGCAGCCGATCGGGTGCAAAGTGAAACCCGTGAAGGCCATCAGCTGGTGACGCAGAGCCGCAGCACGGTGCAGCACCTGGCGACGGAGCTGGAGCGAGCCACCGAGGTGGTGCATCACCTGGAAAGTCACAGCAGCGATATTTCCTCGGTGCTGGAAGTGATCCGCAGTATTGCCGAACAAACCAATTTGCTGGCGCTCAACGCCGCTATCGAAGCGGCCCGCGCAGGTGATCAGGGCCGCGGCTTTGCCGTGGTGGCCGATGAGGTTCGTGGTCTGGCCCAGCGTACGCAGCAGTCGACCAGTGAAATCCAGGCCATGATCAGCGCTCTGCAAGAAGGTGCCCGGGCGGCGGTGCAGGTCATCCAGCAAAGCAGTGAATACGCTCAGAGCAGTGTCAATCAGACCCAACTGGCCAGTTGCGCGCTGGACGGGATCAGTGCACAAGTTCAGAAGATCACCGAGATGAGTGTGCAGATCGCCTCGGCGGTCGAAGAGCAAAGCGTGGTCAGTGAAGATATCAACCGTAATATCGCCGGGATTCGCAGTGCCTGTGACGTCACTGTGGATGCCGGGCAACAGAGCCATCGCCATTCAGGGGATGTCGCCGAGCTGGCCGCAGGTTTGCGCTCGCTTGCGCAAGAGTTCTGGCAAACCCGGCGCTAA